Proteins encoded together in one Osmerus eperlanus chromosome 20, fOsmEpe2.1, whole genome shotgun sequence window:
- the slc2a3a gene encoding LOW QUALITY PROTEIN: solute carrier family 2, facilitated glucose transporter member 3a (The sequence of the model RefSeq protein was modified relative to this genomic sequence to represent the inferred CDS: inserted 1 base in 1 codon), protein MEGEKKQVTGYLLFSLGTAVIGSLQFGYNTGVINAPEQKLRAFFNSTWMERYNEPISPGVCTIVWSLAVAIFSVGGMVGSFSVGVMANHFGRRRSMFLVNILAVIGGLLMGFSTICNSYEMVIAGRLVIGLFCGLFTGLTPMYVGEVSPTPLRGAFGTLHQLGVVIGILVAQIFGLESLLGSDTLWPLLLSLTVIPAVLQCILLPFCPESPRYLLINQNKEEQARKALMRLRGSEDVSKDMQEMKEESAKMAAEKKVTIPELFRIPAYRQPLLIAIMLHLSQQLSGINAVFYYSTGIFQSAGVTQPIYATIGAGIVNTVFTVVSLFLVEKAGRRTLHLIGLAGMAVSALFMTIALLLKHIESLSYLSIAAVFAFVAMFEMGPGPIPWFIVAELFSQGPRPAAMAVAGCSNWTANFLVGVSFPKLEELCGPYVFIIFMILLIFFFIFTYFKVPETKGXTFDEIALCFSGIPTTDTLVEAAPTSTSGAVTLPASPVKEKVPLVEALPAEDKSNSTVQESL, encoded by the exons ATGGAGGGCGAG aagaAACAGGTTACAGGGTACCTTCTGTTCTCATTGGGTACTGCTGTCATTGGGTCACTGCAGTTTGGCTACAACACAGGAGTCATCAATGCCCCTGAACAG AAACTGCGAGCCTTCTTCAACAGCACCTGGATGGAGCGCTACAACGAGCCCATCAGCCCTGGTGTGTGCACCATTGTGTGGAGTTTGGCCGTGGCCATCTTCAGTGTGGGCGGCATGGTGGGATCCTTCAGTGTGGGCGTCATGGCCAACCACTTCGGCCG GCGGAGGTCTATGTTCCTGGTCAACATCCTGGCCGTGATTGGGGGTCTTCTGATGGGCTTCTCCACCATCTGCAACTCCTATGAGATGGTCATTGCTGGACGCCTCGTCATCGGCCTCTTCTGTGGTCTCTTCACGGGCCTCACTCCCATGTACGTTGGCGAGGTGTCCCCCACGCCACTCCGGGGGGCCTTTGGCACCTTGCATCAGCTTGGGGTGGTGATTGGCATCCTGGTGGCACAG ATCTTTGGCTTGGAGTCCCTGCTGGGGTCGGACACACTGTGGCCCCTGCTGCTGTCACTGACGGTCATCCCAGCCGTGCTGCAGTGCATCCTGCTGCCCTTCTGCCCCGAGAGCCCCCGCTACCTCCTCATCAACCAGAACAAGGAGGAGCAGGCTCGCAAAG CCCTGATGCGTCTGCGCGGTAGCGAGGACGTCAGTAAAGACAtgcaggagatgaaggaggagagtgCCAAGATGGCCGCAGAGAAGAAAGTAACCATCCCTGAGCTGTTTCGTATCCCCGCCTACCGCCAGCCACTCCTCATTGCTATTATGCTGCATCTCTCCCAGCAGCTGTCCGGGATCAATGCC GTGTTCTACTACTCCACTGGCATCTTTCAATCTGCTGGTGTGACCCAGCCCATATATGCCACCATTGGTGCTGGTATTGTTAATACTGTCTTTACTGTGGTGTCT CTATTCCTGGTTGAGAAGGCGGGACGGAGGACTCTCCACCTTATTGGACTAGCTGGAATGGCGGTCAGCGCCCTGTTCATGACTATCGCTCTCTTGTTG AAGCACATTGAGTCTCTGAGCTATCTAAGCATAGCTGCAGTATTTGCGTTTGTGGCCATGTTTGAGATGGGGCCTGGTCCGATCCCATGGTTCATCGTGGCCGAGCTGTTCTCCCAGGGCCCACGTCCTGCCGCCATGGCCGTGGCCGGCTGCTCTAATTGGACTGCCAACTTCCTGGTTGGAGTCAGCTTCCCAAAGCTAGAG GAACTGTGTGGTCCTTACGTCTTCATTATCTTCATGATCCTCCtcatcttcttcttcatcttcaCCTACTTCAAAGTCCCAGAGACCAAAG AAACCTTTGATGAGATTGCGCTGTGCTTCAGTGGCATCCCAACCACCGACACATTGGTGGAGGCCGCGCCCACCAGCACCAGCGGTGCTGTGACACTTCCTGCTTCCCCTGTGAAAGAGAAGGTCCCTTTGGTTGAGGCACTGCCGGCAGAGGATAAATCTAACTCTACTGTACAGGAAAGCTTGTAG
- the LOC134041002 gene encoding cytochrome c oxidase subunit 6B1-like, whose amino-acid sequence MSELIEEKIKNYRTAPFDARFPNTNQTRNCFQNYLDFHRCNKALSEKGQDVAPCDWYQRVYKSLCPMSWVCM is encoded by the exons ATGTCTGAGCTGATCGAGGAGAAGATCAAGAATTACAGGACTGCTCCCTTTGACGCCAGGTTCCCCAACACCAACCAGACCCGAAACTGCTTCCAGAACTACCTGG actTCCACAGGTGTAACAAGGCTCTGTCAGAGAAGGGTCAGGATGTAGCACCCTGCGACTGGTACCAGAGAGTCTACAAGAGCCTCTGTCCTATGAGCTGGGTATGTATGTGA
- the si:dkey-14o18.2 gene encoding neuronal pentraxin-2 isoform X1, with protein sequence MARSVHPLEVSLSSGYTRRTGLFTRHILPSFPFLSLLLHCLLSFSTVGGSVPGLEYDYGISPKFVCTPIPPEADPSCFTPGGPAHGTAHGTAHGTAHGPSSNGHGNGHSNGHHSPVGGAANGGTRRVMSDEAKSTILHLRESLVRQKETILDQRETIRELTAKLTLCEGFGRGVGHHDDHEDHHGPSSHHSSHHPGSSHHSYHDTDHHTDSHYPHNGHRPDPHHRGTGSYSGSKHGAFSAEQTGKTLQTLKERLENLQARNSSSSYSSSLRDLLQRKINALEEQLHNHHGGNHGPGHHDDHHDNHGNGHHDDHHDDHHDDHDDDHHDDHHDDHHDDHHDDHHDDHHDDHHDDHHGDRHHDRHHDRHHDRHNSHHDDYHYDRHYDRHYDRSHSRHDNHHDDHHGPGHHEDHHATGHHDDHHGPGHHDDQQGPGHHDDHHDDHHGSDHGPGHHDDHHDDHRDNGGHHGSDTDHHPRPPYGSKPVPARPPVRGGVGHAKLDTVFSHLHNRNTEPGGRKKPKSPDAFQIGFPMRTNYMYGRVKRTLLNEIFALTVCLWLKGGSGPGLGTPFSYSVPGQANELVLIEWGNNPMELLINDKAVTLPISLTDGKWHHLCITWTTRDGLWEAYQDGVKRGSGENLSAWHPIKPGGVFILGQEQDTLGGRFDATQSFVGEMSDLQFWSRVLTHNEIFSQASCGGHLTGDIITWTEAVVELHGGVTKYPFDPCH encoded by the exons ATGGCGAGATCCGTCCATCCATTAGAAGTGTCTCTGTCCTCAGGATACACCCGCCGGACAGGCCTGTTCACAAGGCacatcctcccttccttcccatTCCTCTCTTTGCTCCTCCACTGTCTCCTGTCCTTCTCTACAGTGGGAGGTAGTGTGCCAGGGTTAGAGTATGACTATGGCATCAGCCCCAAATTTGTCTGCACCCCAATCCCACCGGAAGCAGACCCCAGCTGTTTTACACCGGGCGGGCCAGCACACGGGACAGCACACGGGACAGCACACGGGACAGCACACGGGCCCAGCAGTAACGGCCATGGTAACGGCCACAGTAACGGGCACCACAGTCCTGTGGGAGGGGCTGCTAATGGCGGCACACGGAGAGTTATGTCGGACGAGGCTAAATCCACCATCTTGCACCTGCGGGAGAGCCTGGTGCGGCAGAAGGAGACCATTTTGGACCAGAGGGAGACTATCCGAGAGCTGACGGCCAAGCTCACTCTCTGCGAGGGCTTTGGTCGTGGGGTTGGTCACCACGACGACCACGAGGACCATCATGGGCCATCGTCGCACCACAGCTCGCACCACCCGGGCTCCTCTCACCACTCCTACCATGACACCGACCACCACACGGACTCCCACTACCCCCATAATGGCCACCGGCCAGACCCACACCACCGGGGGACGGGGTCCTATAGTGGGAGCAAACATGGGGCGTTTTCTGCTGAGCAGACAGGAAAGACCCTCCAGACCCtgaaggagaggctggagaactTGCAG gccaGGAACTCCTCTAGCTCCTACTCCAGCTCACTAAGGGACCTGCTCCAGAGAAAGATTAATGCTCTGGAGGAACAACTACACAATCACCATGGGGGAAACCATGGCCCTGGTCACCATGAcgatcaccatgacaaccatgGTAATGGTCACCATGACGACCATCACGATGACCACCATGATGATCATGATGACGATCACCATGATGATCACCACGATGACCATCATGATGATCACCACGATGACCATCATGACGATCACCACGACGATCATCATGACGATCATCATGGCGACCGACACCATGATCGCCACCATGATCGCCACCATGATCGTCACAATAGTCACCATGACGACTATCACTATGATCGGCACTATGACCGCCATTATGACCGTAGCCACAGCCGTCATGACAATCACCACGATGATCACCATGGCCCTGGTCACCACGAAGACCACCATGCCACTGGTCACCATGACGACCACCATGGTCCCGGTCACCACGACGACCAGCAAGGACCTGGCCACCACGATGACCATCACGATGACCACCATGGCAGTGACCATGGCCCTGGTCACCATGATGATCATCACGATGATCACCGTGACAATGGTGGACACCATGGTAGTGACACAGACCATCACCCCAGACCTCCCTATGGCAGCAAACCTGTTCCAGCCAGACCTCCTGTCCGTGGGGGAGTGGGCCATGCCAAACTGGACACGGTCTTCAGTCACCTGCACAACAGGAACACTGAGCCTG gtggccGCAAGAAGCCGAAGAGTCCAGACGCCTTCCAGATCGGCTTCCCCATGAGGACCAACTACATGTACGGAAGGGTGAAGAGGACCCTGCTCAACGAGATCTTTGCCCTGACCGTCTGCCTGTGGCTGAAGGGCGGCTCTGGCCCGGGTCTGGGCACACCCTTCTCCTACTCCGTACCTGGCCAGGCCAACGAGCTAGTGCTGATTGAATGGGGCAACAACCCCATGGAGCTCCTGATcaatgacaag GCTGTGACGCTGCCCATCTCTCTGACGGATGGGAAGTGGCACCACCTGTGCATCACCTGGACAACGAGGGATGGCCTGTGGGAAGCCTACCAGGATGGGGTGAagagggggtcaggggagaACCTCTCAGCCTGGCACCCCATCAAGCCTGGAGGGGTCTTCATCCTCGGGCAAGAGCAG GACACGCTGGGTGGACGCTTTGATGCTACTCAGTCCTTTGTGGGAGAGATGTCTGACCTTCAATTCTGGTCACGGGTTCTGACGCACAATGAGATCTTCAGTCAGGCCAGTTGTGGAGGTCACCTGACCGGTGATATCATCACATGGACAGAGGCTGTAGTGGAGTTACATGGTGGGGTTACCAAGTACCCCTTTGACCCTTGCCACTAA
- the si:dkey-14o18.2 gene encoding sarcoplasmic reticulum histidine-rich calcium-binding protein isoform X2, translating to MARSVHPLEVSLSSGYTRRTGLFTRHILPSFPFLSLLLHCLLSFSTVGGSVPGLEYDYGISPKFVCTPIPPEADPSCFTPGGPAHGTAHGTAHGTAHGPSSNGHGNGHSNGHHSPVGGAANGGTRRVMSDEAKSTILHLRESLVRQKETILDQRETIRELTAKLTLCEGFGRGVGHHDDHEDHHGPSSHHSSHHPGSSHHSYHDTDHHTDSHYPHNGHRPDPHHRGTGSYSGSKHGAFSAEQTGKTLQTLKERLENLQARNSSSSYSSSLRDLLQRKINALEEQLHNHHGGNHGPGHHDDHHDNHGNGHHDDHHDDHHDDHDDDHHDDHHDDHHDDHHDDHHDDHHDDHHDDHHGDRHHDRHHDRHHDRHNSHHDDYHYDRHYDRHYDRSHSRHDNHHDDHHGPGHHEDHHATGHHDDHHGPGHHDDQQGPGHHDDHHDDHHGSDHGPGHHDDHHDDHRDNGGHHGSDTDHHPRPPYGSKPVPARPPVRGGVGHAKLDTVFSHLHNRNTEPGGRKKPKSPDAFQIGFPMRTNYMYGRVKRTLLNEIFALTVCLWLKGGSGPGLGTPFSYSVPGQANELVLIEWGNNPMELLINDKVK from the exons ATGGCGAGATCCGTCCATCCATTAGAAGTGTCTCTGTCCTCAGGATACACCCGCCGGACAGGCCTGTTCACAAGGCacatcctcccttccttcccatTCCTCTCTTTGCTCCTCCACTGTCTCCTGTCCTTCTCTACAGTGGGAGGTAGTGTGCCAGGGTTAGAGTATGACTATGGCATCAGCCCCAAATTTGTCTGCACCCCAATCCCACCGGAAGCAGACCCCAGCTGTTTTACACCGGGCGGGCCAGCACACGGGACAGCACACGGGACAGCACACGGGACAGCACACGGGCCCAGCAGTAACGGCCATGGTAACGGCCACAGTAACGGGCACCACAGTCCTGTGGGAGGGGCTGCTAATGGCGGCACACGGAGAGTTATGTCGGACGAGGCTAAATCCACCATCTTGCACCTGCGGGAGAGCCTGGTGCGGCAGAAGGAGACCATTTTGGACCAGAGGGAGACTATCCGAGAGCTGACGGCCAAGCTCACTCTCTGCGAGGGCTTTGGTCGTGGGGTTGGTCACCACGACGACCACGAGGACCATCATGGGCCATCGTCGCACCACAGCTCGCACCACCCGGGCTCCTCTCACCACTCCTACCATGACACCGACCACCACACGGACTCCCACTACCCCCATAATGGCCACCGGCCAGACCCACACCACCGGGGGACGGGGTCCTATAGTGGGAGCAAACATGGGGCGTTTTCTGCTGAGCAGACAGGAAAGACCCTCCAGACCCtgaaggagaggctggagaactTGCAG gccaGGAACTCCTCTAGCTCCTACTCCAGCTCACTAAGGGACCTGCTCCAGAGAAAGATTAATGCTCTGGAGGAACAACTACACAATCACCATGGGGGAAACCATGGCCCTGGTCACCATGAcgatcaccatgacaaccatgGTAATGGTCACCATGACGACCATCACGATGACCACCATGATGATCATGATGACGATCACCATGATGATCACCACGATGACCATCATGATGATCACCACGATGACCATCATGACGATCACCACGACGATCATCATGACGATCATCATGGCGACCGACACCATGATCGCCACCATGATCGCCACCATGATCGTCACAATAGTCACCATGACGACTATCACTATGATCGGCACTATGACCGCCATTATGACCGTAGCCACAGCCGTCATGACAATCACCACGATGATCACCATGGCCCTGGTCACCACGAAGACCACCATGCCACTGGTCACCATGACGACCACCATGGTCCCGGTCACCACGACGACCAGCAAGGACCTGGCCACCACGATGACCATCACGATGACCACCATGGCAGTGACCATGGCCCTGGTCACCATGATGATCATCACGATGATCACCGTGACAATGGTGGACACCATGGTAGTGACACAGACCATCACCCCAGACCTCCCTATGGCAGCAAACCTGTTCCAGCCAGACCTCCTGTCCGTGGGGGAGTGGGCCATGCCAAACTGGACACGGTCTTCAGTCACCTGCACAACAGGAACACTGAGCCTG gtggccGCAAGAAGCCGAAGAGTCCAGACGCCTTCCAGATCGGCTTCCCCATGAGGACCAACTACATGTACGGAAGGGTGAAGAGGACCCTGCTCAACGAGATCTTTGCCCTGACCGTCTGCCTGTGGCTGAAGGGCGGCTCTGGCCCGGGTCTGGGCACACCCTTCTCCTACTCCGTACCTGGCCAGGCCAACGAGCTAGTGCTGATTGAATGGGGCAACAACCCCATGGAGCTCCTGATcaatgacaaggtaaaataa
- the cacng6a gene encoding calcium channel, voltage-dependent, gamma subunit 6a translates to MWSTFFIQDEDGRPAGSAGSGTAGGVAGMSGFGGGRKGVGAKRRGRTTASSGTGGMSENQEGKIKLAFFLAIVGVILSVLGVGTEFWVELSPSKSFYGNQTCLTAHYGLWKGCSRTLWVADIDPERESCGPADLPGESNCSYFKFFTTGESKMLFQKTMVKNLNIAAAMLSMFSLFLMVMGSVCVIMALSKGVQFFLKPASFCFVLSGILVFLSLIVFHQSVLSFLASDHTVPLHHELSWSVSSMGCAGAILILGGAVFLLLALPYSPWQRCLPHQDSNN, encoded by the exons ATGTGGTCCACCTTCTTCATTCAAGATGAGGATGGAAGGCCAGCGGGCTCAGCTGGGAGCGGGACTGCTGGAGGGGTGGCTGGAATGTCAGGTTTTGGGGGTGGGCGCAAAGGAGTTGGGGCTAAGCGCCGGGGCAGAACAACGGCATCATCAGGCACAGGCGGAATGAGCGAGAACCAGGAGGGGAAGATCAAGCTGGCGTTTTTCCTGGCGATCGTGGGTGTGATTTTGAGTGTGCTGGGTGTGGGCACAGAGTTCTGGGTGGAACTATCGCCGTCGAAGAGTTTCTATGGCAACCAGACATGTTTGACGGCCCACTATGGACTGTGGAAGGGCTGCTCCAGGACCCTGTGGGTGGCCGACATagacccagagagggagagctgcgGTCCAGCCGACCTGCCTGGAG AGTCGAACTGCAGCTACTTCAAGTTCTTTACTACTGGAGAGAGTAAGATGCTTTTTCAGAAGACAATGGTGAAGA atctGAACATTGCGGCGGCCATGTTGTCCATGTTCAGCCTCTTCCTCATGGTCATGGGGTCAGTCTGCGTTATCATGGCTCTCAGCAAGGGGGTCCAGTTCTTCCTGAAGCCCGCCTCCTTCTGCTTCGTCCTTTCAG gcATCCTGGTGTTCCTGTCTCTCATAGTCTTCCATCAGTCGGTTCTTTCCTTCCTGGCCAGCGACCACACAGTCCCCCTGCACCACGAGCTGTCCTGGTCAGTGTCTTCTATGGGCTGTGCTGGAGCCATCCTCATCCTGGGCGGAGCCGTCTTTCTGCTCCTGGCCCTGCCCTACAGCCCCTGGCAGAGATGTCTGCCTCACCAGGACAGCAACAACTAG